The following coding sequences lie in one Accipiter gentilis chromosome 31, bAccGen1.1, whole genome shotgun sequence genomic window:
- the IL18RAP gene encoding interleukin-18 receptor accessory protein yields the protein MILKENVSEYQPKLIKKIMLTLCWILALCVSGAEVREIYLPGCSHVEPQIWYRAISDEDFVLQCALPDRDATHIYNNSLLKQHQVEWFWHQKGKEPLKAIKGSSNPALQGDALWFKPVRDNASGVYICMIREKIPCLKIVLEVQTKKVAKCSGYNTNMLYLLAANGNSITCPGTKCYSHVKKTDVKWYKDGHQIKHRKSRQSLKLKPNEIYLNPTYDKDAGVYVCDYTLYDNTTKWTMRTAVTVEVIKKNTIHPPNFLYPNGVVILEAELGKPLELECRVQFGFERVSLMRVTWKRNNKENINEKLNQKTSIYSKGLKGHTLLHVAKLKEVTERDLRSNFTCFAENSVGNATAVIQLKRKQRVFLLYVLCSAISTLFAFLLCTAFIYQRWIEIVLMYRSYLVHNETTGDGKEFDAFVSYAKLESSEGDSALISEEKFALELLPDILENKYGYKLCILERDILPGGAYTDEVVTAIKQSRRAIIILSPAYVSGPSIFELQAAVNCALEDKSIKLVLIKFQAFQEPETLPPVVKKALRILPVITWKTSISAAPNKKFWKYMHYHMPVKTTKMLGNCSLKGFFQRLFSLVYR from the exons ATGATTCTTAAAGAAAATGTCTCAGAATATCAACCAAAATTGATAAAGAAAATCATGCTCACTTTGTGCTGGATCCTAGCATTGTGTGTCAGCGGGGCAGAAGTTagagagatttacttgccag GATGTTCCCATGTCGAACCTCAAATATGGTATCGTGCAATTAGTGATGAGGACTTTGTTTTACAATGTGCTTTACCAGATAGAGATGCTACCCACATTTATAACAACTCACTCCTAAAACAACATCAGGTGGAATGGTTCTGGCATCAGAAAGGTAAAGAGCCACTGAAGGCTATCAAAGGAAGTTCTAATCCTGCTCTTCAAGGTGATGCACTTTGGTTTAAACCAGTAAGGGACAATGCTTCCGGAGTGTACATCTGCATGATACG GGAAAAAATCCCATGTCTCAAAATTGTTTTGGAGGTTCAAACAAAGAAGGTGGCAAAATGTTCAGGTTATAACACAAATATGCTATATCTTCTTGCTGCCAATGGGAATTCAATAACCTGTCCTGGGACAAAATGCTACAGCCATGTAAAAAAGACAGATGTAAAATGGTACAAG GATGGTCATCAgataaaacacaggaaaagcagacaaAGTCTAAAGCTTAAGCCTAATGAAATCTACTTGAATCCAACCTATGACAAAGATGCTGGAGTATATGTGTGTGATTACACTCTGTATGACAACACTACCAAGTGGACAATGAGAACAGCAGTAACAGTAGAAGTCATTA aaaaaaacactATCCATCCACCAAACTTCTTGTATCCCAATGGTGTGGTGATCCTTGAAGCAGAGCTTG GAAAGCCACTTGAATTGGAATGCCGTGTACAGTTCGGGTTTGAAAGGGTTTCTCTGATGAGGGtaacatggaaaagaaacaacaaagaaaatataaatgagaaattgaatcagaaaacaag cattTATTCAAAAGGTTTGAAGGGGCACACACTTCTTCATGTTGCGAAACTGAAAGAGGTTACCGAAAGGGACCTCAGAAGCAACTTCACGTGTTTTGCTGAGAATTCGGTGGGGAACGCCACTGCTGtgatccagctgaaaagaaagcagagag TGTTTCTTTTATATGTACTGTGCAGTGCCATTTCTACTCTATTTGCATTCCTTTTGTGCACTGCCTTCATTTACCAGCGCTGGATTGAAATAGTGCTGATGTACCGAAGTTATTTGGTCCACAACGAAACTACAGGAG atggCAAAGAGTTTGATGCATTTGTGTCCTATGCAAAACTAGAATCTTCTGAAGGTGACTCTGCTTTAATTAGTGAGGAAAAATTTGCCCTGGAGCTTCTTCCAGACATCCTGGAAAATAAATATGGATACAAGTTATGCATTCTTGAAAGAGATATTCTTCCAGGAGGAG CATATACAGATGAAGTTGTTACAGCTATTAAACAAAGCAGACGAGCAATAATTATTTTGAGCCCAGCCTACGTCAGTGGACCAAGCATCTTCGAACTGCAGGCAGCAGTGAACTGTGCATTGGAAGACAAAAGTATCAAGCTGGTATTAATAAAGTTCCAGGCTTTCCAAGAGCCAGAGACTTTGCCTCCAGTAGTGAAGAAGGCTCTTCGGATTTTACCAGTCATTACCTGGAAGACTTCCATTTCTGCTGCTCCAAACAAGAAGTTCTGGAAATATATGCATTACCACATGCCAGTGAAAACTACTAAGATGTTGGGAAATTGTAGCCTAAAGGGCTTTTTCCAAAGGTTATTCAGCCTGGTATATCGATAG
- the IL18R1 gene encoding interleukin-18 receptor 1, producing MTLIIFFLMFITESATEKLCPLRASIDVLEGEYFFLCYLESMQEHFQEEAYTINWYKENAGKQQLIKETDRIVSQMNFLEFWPAELSDSGNYSVTHSNGKQNFTIQKWTLNVLERNKSSCFNKNHLTTEIKNAGTGHSLKCSDLSVNENDSITWYKDCKNYENETERELDFKTLTVQHSGIYTCKILISHKGKIYHSTNTIKLVVEEDAPEAGALEIVGHNEEIETEIGKEEILNCTGFLGYYMREDASLYWLINQKFPEKCTGIPENEPSICEEELKKLKLGNKFYVTTLLWIKKVTDEDMHRNFTCMLQADERTQMKIVKLKKGNTRDLPVHIFTTGMVLAVLFPCVAVAVVFVCVMFRVDLVLFYRNICRRDDTAGDGKEYDAFVSYLKDCISPTEEEREFALKILPMILEENFGYKLCIFERDVSPGGAVVDDIHSFIDKSRRLIIILSQNYVSDQAIYELESGLHKALVERKTKIILIEYMPISDYSFLPESLSLLPSKRVVKWKKEKSLPVNSRFWKNLRYLMPAKPTKINTKGHYNNLHIGSEGAEPWTEGCDFNVVV from the exons ATGactctgataattttttttttaatgtttatcacTGAATCTGCCACTG AGAAGCTGTGTCCCCTTCGTGCCTCCATTGACGTGCTAGAAggggaatattttttcctttgttatctTGAGTCAATGCAAGAACATTTTCAGGAAGAAGCATACACAATAAACTGGTACAAAGAAAACGCTGGAAAGCAGCAACTGATAAAGGAAACAGACAGAATTGTTTCCCAAATGAATTTTCTGGAGTTTTGGCCAGCTGAACTCAGTGACTCTGGGAATTACTCTGTCACTCACAG caatggaaaacaaaatttcacaATTCAAAAGTGGACCTTGAATGtacttgaaagaaataaaagcagctgttTCAACAAAAATCATTtaactacagaaattaaaaatgctggAACTGGTCATTCACTGAAAtgcagtgatttgtctgtcaatGAAAATGACAGCATAACATGGTACAAG GACTGTAAGAACTATGAAAATGAAACAGAGCGGGAACTGGATTTTAAAACCTTAACAGTACAGCACTCTGGGATATATACCTGTAAAATTTTAATCAGTCATAAAGGAAAGATATACCACAGCACAAATACAATTAAACTGGTAGTAGAAGAAG ATGCACCAGAGGCTGGCGCTTTGGAGATAGTTGGACACAATGAAGAAATTGAAACAGAAATAG GTAAAGAAGAGATACTCAATTGCACAGGTTTCTTGGGTTATTATATGCGAGAAGATGCCAGCCTCTACTGGTTAATTAATCAAAAGTTTCCAGAAAAATGCACAGGTATCCCTGAGAATGAACCTTCAATATGtgaagaagagttaaaaaaattaaa GTTGGGAAACAAGTTCTATGTCACAACACTATTATGGATTAAAAAGGTAACAGATGAGGACATGCATCGTAATTTCACCTGCATGTTGCAAGCAGATGAaagaacacaaatgaaaataGTGAAACTGAAGAAAG GGAACACCCGAGATCTGCCTGTGCACATATTTACAACTGGGATGGTCCTTGCTGTACTATTTCCATGTGTTGCTGTAGCTGTGGTGTTTGTCTGTGTGATGTTTAGAGTCGACTTAGTTCTATTTTACAGGAACATATGCAGAAGAGATGACACTGCTGGAG ATGGAAAAGAATATGATGCATTTGTGTCTTACCTGAAAGACTGCATTTCTCCTactgaagaagagagagaatttgCTTTGAAGATATTACCCATGATACTAGAAGAAAACTTTGGGTACAAGTTATGTATATTTGAGAGAGATGTATCCCCTGGAGGAG CGGTTGTTGATGATATCCATTCATTCATTGACAAAAGCCGAAGATTAATCATTATACTGAGCCAGAACTACGTTTCTGACCAAGCCATATATGAACTTGAGAGTGGACTGCATAAAGCCCTAGTTGAAAGAAAAACTAAGATCATATTAATTGAATACATGCCGATAAGTGACTACAGTTTCTTGCCAGAATCACTGTCTCTTTTACCATCAAAGAGGGTTGTGAAGTGGAAAAAGGAGAAATCTCTTCCTGTGAATTCCAGATTTTGGAAGAACCTTCGGTACCTGATGCCAGCAAAACCTACCAAGATAAACACCAAAGGGCACTATAATAATCTTCACATAGGCTCAGAAGGGGCTGAACCATGGACTGAGGGCTGTGACTTTAATGTAGTCGTATAA